From the genome of Novosphingobium sp. TH158, one region includes:
- the glyS gene encoding glycine--tRNA ligase subunit beta: protein MSDFLLELRSEEIPARMQAGARADLEKLFRKEMDAAGVAVGEITVWSTPRRLALIARGLPDATAAVSEEVKGPRVGAPPQALEGFLRKTGLTEDQLVERDGVLFAISEKPGRNTAEVLAEAIPAIIRAFPWPKSQRWGAASISTESTRWVRPLSGIVAIFGETLVECEAGGVTSGYATKGHRFHHPGEITIGSASDYQEKLRACHVIVDHVERQDLIRTRAKAAAEAAGLTLVEDEGLVIENAGLTEWPVPLLGRFDEAFLEVPPEVIQLTARTNQKYFVCESGGKLANAFVCTANIEASDGGEAIVAGNRKVLAARLSDARFFWQQDRKVPLAEQAKKLSRITFHEKLGTVADKVERVAKLARWLVEQEIVKGASADDAELAARLCKADLVTEMVGEFPELQGLMGGYYARAEGLPGAVADAIADHYKPVGQGDEVPTAPVTVAVALADKLDTVRSFFAIDEKPTGSKDPFALRRAALGIIQIITANGLRFGVAEGDVLSFFADRLKVQQREAGVRHDLIDAVFALGGEDDLVRLLARVHALQAFVGTEDGKNLLAGYKRAANILKKEGFEATTRIPRDGEEDPFAMVDDPDVAHAMRERIEVQNALSYTPEKAEKALIDALEVAGPRAAAAVEGEDFASAMAALATLRAPIDAFFDEVTVNDADPAKRSARLGLLAQFRDAVHRVADFSRIEG from the coding sequence ATGAGCGATTTCCTCCTCGAACTGCGCTCGGAAGAAATTCCCGCCCGCATGCAGGCCGGCGCGCGCGCCGATCTGGAAAAGCTGTTCCGCAAGGAAATGGACGCTGCCGGTGTCGCCGTGGGCGAGATCACCGTGTGGTCCACGCCGCGCCGACTGGCGCTGATTGCGCGCGGCCTGCCCGATGCCACTGCGGCTGTCTCGGAAGAGGTGAAGGGCCCGCGCGTCGGCGCCCCGCCGCAAGCGCTCGAGGGTTTCCTGCGCAAGACCGGGCTCACCGAGGACCAGCTGGTCGAGCGGGATGGCGTACTCTTTGCGATCAGCGAAAAGCCGGGCCGCAACACCGCAGAGGTGCTGGCAGAGGCCATCCCGGCCATCATCCGCGCCTTCCCCTGGCCGAAGTCGCAGCGCTGGGGCGCGGCATCGATCAGCACCGAAAGCACCCGCTGGGTCCGCCCGCTTTCCGGCATCGTCGCCATCTTCGGCGAGACGCTCGTCGAATGCGAGGCTGGCGGCGTGACCTCGGGCTATGCCACCAAGGGCCACCGTTTCCATCACCCGGGCGAGATCACCATCGGCAGCGCTTCCGATTACCAGGAAAAGCTGCGCGCCTGCCACGTCATCGTCGATCACGTCGAGCGACAGGACCTGATCCGCACCCGCGCCAAGGCCGCGGCCGAAGCTGCCGGGCTGACGCTGGTGGAGGACGAGGGGCTGGTCATCGAGAACGCCGGCCTCACCGAATGGCCGGTGCCGTTGCTCGGCCGGTTCGACGAGGCATTTCTTGAGGTTCCGCCCGAAGTCATCCAGCTCACCGCGCGCACCAACCAGAAGTATTTCGTCTGCGAAAGCGGCGGCAAGCTGGCCAATGCCTTCGTCTGCACCGCCAATATCGAGGCAAGCGACGGCGGCGAGGCCATCGTCGCCGGCAACCGCAAGGTGCTCGCCGCCCGCCTGTCCGACGCGCGCTTCTTCTGGCAGCAGGACCGCAAGGTGCCGCTCGCCGAACAGGCGAAGAAGCTTTCGCGCATCACCTTCCACGAAAAGCTGGGCACCGTTGCCGACAAGGTCGAGCGCGTCGCCAAGCTGGCGCGCTGGCTGGTGGAGCAGGAGATCGTAAAGGGTGCCAGCGCTGACGATGCCGAACTTGCTGCGCGGCTGTGCAAGGCTGATCTCGTCACTGAAATGGTTGGCGAATTCCCTGAACTTCAGGGCCTTATGGGCGGTTATTACGCCCGCGCCGAAGGCCTGCCCGGTGCCGTCGCCGATGCCATAGCCGACCATTACAAGCCGGTCGGGCAGGGCGATGAAGTCCCCACCGCGCCGGTCACCGTTGCTGTAGCGCTGGCGGACAAACTCGATACGGTTCGCAGCTTCTTTGCGATTGATGAGAAGCCCACCGGGTCAAAGGACCCGTTTGCCCTGCGCCGCGCAGCTCTGGGCATAATCCAGATCATCACGGCCAACGGCCTTCGCTTCGGCGTCGCTGAAGGCGATGTTCTTTCCTTCTTCGCCGACCGCCTCAAGGTCCAGCAGCGCGAAGCCGGGGTTCGCCATGACCTGATCGACGCGGTCTTCGCGCTGGGCGGCGAGGATGATCTTGTCCGCCTGCTCGCCCGCGTTCATGCACTTCAGGCCTTCGTGGGCACCGAAGACGGCAAGAACCTGCTCGCCGGTTACAAGCGCGCCGCCAATATCCTGAAGAAGGAAGGCTTCGAGGCCACCACCCGCATCCCGCGCGATGGCGAGGAAGACCCCTTTGCCATGGTCGACGATCCCGATGTGGCCCACGCCATGCGGGAGCGGATCGAGGTGCAGAATGCGCTGTCCTACACGCCCGAAAAGGCGGAAAAGGCGCTGATCGACGCGCTTGAGGTGGCCGGTCCGCGTGCCGCCGCGGCCGTGGAGGGCGAGGACTTTGCTTCTGCCATGGCGGCTCTCGCCACGCTGCGCGCGCCGATCGATGCCTTTTTCGACGAGGTGACCGTGAACGATGCCGATCCGGCGAAACGCTCTGCCCGCCTGGGACTGCTCGCGCAGTTCCGCGACGCGGTGCATCGTGTTGCCGATTTCAGCCGTATCGAAGGGTAA
- a CDS encoding glycine--tRNA ligase subunit alpha, whose amino-acid sequence MAASDAPLSFQDMILRLHDFWSAQGCLILQPYDMRVGAGTFHPATTLRSLGPEPWNAAYVQPSRRPTDGRYGENPNRLQHYYQYQVIMKPSPENLQELYLQSLGVIGVDPMAHDIRFVEDDWESPTLGAWGLGWEVWCDGMEVTQFTYFQQMGGFDCKPVAGELTYGLERLAMYIQNVDNVYDLAFNNHGVTYGDVFLENERQHSKWNFEIADTDQLFQGFRNAEAECKRCIEAEVPLAAYDQAIEASHLFNLLQARGVISVQERASYIGRVRDLAKGSCEAWIRKNEAQWSEKFPGWTV is encoded by the coding sequence ATGGCCGCAAGTGACGCACCGCTCAGCTTTCAGGACATGATCCTGCGCCTCCACGATTTCTGGAGCGCGCAGGGCTGCCTTATCCTTCAGCCCTATGACATGCGCGTGGGCGCGGGGACTTTCCATCCCGCGACCACCCTGCGCAGCCTCGGCCCGGAGCCGTGGAACGCGGCCTATGTCCAGCCGAGCCGCCGGCCCACCGACGGCCGCTATGGCGAGAACCCGAACCGGCTGCAGCACTATTACCAGTACCAGGTCATCATGAAGCCGAGCCCCGAGAACCTGCAGGAGCTTTACCTGCAGAGCCTTGGCGTGATCGGCGTCGATCCCATGGCCCACGATATCCGTTTTGTTGAGGATGACTGGGAAAGCCCGACGCTGGGCGCATGGGGGCTGGGCTGGGAGGTCTGGTGTGACGGCATGGAAGTTACCCAGTTCACCTATTTCCAGCAGATGGGCGGCTTTGACTGCAAGCCGGTTGCCGGCGAGCTGACTTACGGGCTGGAACGCCTGGCGATGTACATCCAGAACGTCGACAACGTCTATGACCTCGCCTTCAACAATCACGGCGTGACCTATGGCGATGTGTTCCTCGAGAACGAGCGCCAGCACTCCAAGTGGAACTTCGAGATCGCCGATACCGATCAGCTGTTCCAGGGCTTCCGCAATGCCGAGGCCGAGTGCAAGCGCTGCATCGAGGCGGAAGTGCCGCTGGCCGCCTATGACCAGGCGATCGAGGCGAGCCACCTGTTCAACCTGTTGCAGGCGCGCGGCGTGATCTCCGTGCAGGAACGCGCCAGCTATATCGGCCGCGTGCGCGACCTTGCCAAGGGATCGTGCGAGGCATGGATCAGGAAGAACGAAGCGCAGTGGTCAGAAAAGTTCCCGGGGTGGACGGTATGA
- a CDS encoding helix-turn-helix transcriptional regulator, translating into MNNRLKVLRAERNWSQAELADHLDVSRQAVNAIETGKHDPSLPLAFRIARLFGLSIEEIFDDGAN; encoded by the coding sequence ATGAACAACCGACTTAAAGTTCTGCGCGCCGAGCGCAACTGGAGCCAGGCCGAGCTGGCCGATCATCTCGACGTGTCCCGCCAGGCGGTGAACGCGATCGAGACCGGCAAGCACGACCCATCCCTTCCCCTCGCCTTCCGCATTGCGCGGCTGTTCGGGCTTTCGATTGAGGAGATTTTCGATGACGGAGCAAATTGA
- a CDS encoding TraB/GumN family protein, which translates to MMFLRKLALSVAALALFQAGPALAEQQKHPTPVANAKAAAPAGMARPALWKVSDPDTTIYLFGTIHALPGGINWFEGPVAKAFNASEALVTEIPEADPAAMQGTVMKLAALPRGESLRTMLSAKDNAALDKALKDLSLPKSALDQFEPWFVAVTLGTMPLLRNGYSAENGIEMQLQNRAKAAKRPHLGLETVEFQLGIFDSLPRKKQVTYLRQVIKGLPKFKQQLDGMVKYWSTGNATRLGQMINADQSDPALMKALLSNRNRNWTGWIRNRLDQPGTVFVAVGAGHLAGRDSVQAMLKKRGIKVTRVQ; encoded by the coding sequence ATGATGTTCCTTCGCAAACTTGCCCTTTCCGTGGCCGCACTGGCCCTGTTCCAGGCCGGCCCTGCCCTTGCAGAACAGCAGAAGCACCCGACGCCGGTTGCCAATGCCAAGGCTGCCGCCCCCGCCGGCATGGCCCGCCCGGCGCTGTGGAAGGTGAGCGATCCGGATACCACGATCTACCTTTTCGGCACGATCCACGCCCTGCCCGGCGGCATCAACTGGTTCGAGGGGCCGGTGGCCAAGGCCTTCAACGCTTCCGAGGCGCTCGTCACCGAAATCCCCGAGGCCGATCCGGCTGCCATGCAGGGCACCGTGATGAAGCTCGCCGCGCTGCCCAGGGGCGAGAGCCTGCGCACCATGCTCTCGGCCAAGGACAATGCCGCGCTCGACAAGGCGCTGAAGGACCTCAGCCTGCCCAAGAGCGCGCTGGACCAGTTCGAGCCGTGGTTCGTTGCCGTGACGCTGGGCACCATGCCGCTGCTGCGCAACGGCTATTCCGCTGAAAACGGCATCGAAATGCAGCTGCAAAACCGCGCCAAGGCGGCAAAGCGCCCGCATCTGGGGCTTGAGACGGTCGAGTTTCAGCTGGGCATCTTCGATTCCCTGCCGCGCAAGAAGCAGGTTACCTACCTGCGCCAGGTCATCAAGGGGCTGCCCAAGTTCAAGCAGCAGCTCGATGGCATGGTGAAGTACTGGAGCACGGGCAACGCCACACGCCTTGGCCAGATGATCAATGCCGACCAGAGCGATCCGGCGCTGATGAAGGCCCTGCTTTCCAACCGTAACCGCAACTGGACGGGCTGGATCAGGAACCGCCTTGACCAGCCGGGCACGGTGTTCGTCGCGGTAGGCGCTGGCCACCTTGCCGGTCGGGACAGCGTCCAGGCCATGTTGAAGAAGCGCGGCATCAAGGTTACCCGCGTCCAGTAA
- a CDS encoding TraB/GumN family protein codes for MRQLLAALALLLLAACARPDPARPAMWEVTGPGGEHGWLFGTIHLLPREADWRSRDIDQALAGADLLVLEIARIEDEAELGAVFTELGRTPGQLPLSQRIDPALRPSLEKLYAETKAQDSTFAELETWAAALTLAQLANKQGNSDHGIDLAIARAASHLPRAELEGARNQLSIFDRLPEKEQRDLLNLALRDDRGAADEAQLAEAWRKGDMALIGRETRTGILADPELRKALYSGRNAAWIGQIEDLMRKGRRPFVAVGAAHLAGDEGLPILLEKRGWKVVRVQ; via the coding sequence ATGCGCCAGCTTCTCGCCGCCCTTGCCCTGCTGCTGCTTGCCGCCTGCGCCCGGCCTGATCCCGCGCGCCCGGCGATGTGGGAAGTGACCGGGCCGGGCGGCGAGCACGGCTGGCTTTTCGGCACGATCCACCTGCTCCCGCGAGAGGCGGACTGGCGATCGCGCGATATCGATCAGGCATTGGCCGGTGCAGACCTGCTGGTGCTGGAAATCGCGCGGATCGAGGACGAGGCGGAGCTTGGCGCCGTGTTCACCGAACTGGGGCGGACACCGGGCCAGCTGCCACTTTCCCAGCGTATCGATCCGGCCCTGCGGCCTTCGCTGGAAAAGCTCTACGCCGAAACGAAGGCGCAGGATTCGACCTTCGCCGAACTGGAAACCTGGGCGGCAGCGCTGACGCTGGCGCAACTGGCCAACAAGCAGGGCAATTCGGACCACGGCATAGACCTGGCAATCGCGCGGGCCGCCTCCCACCTGCCGCGTGCCGAACTGGAAGGCGCGCGCAACCAGCTGTCGATCTTCGATCGCCTGCCGGAAAAGGAACAGCGCGACCTGCTGAACCTGGCGCTGCGCGACGATCGCGGCGCGGCTGACGAAGCGCAGCTTGCCGAAGCCTGGCGCAAGGGCGACATGGCCCTGATCGGGCGCGAAACGCGCACAGGCATCCTTGCCGATCCCGAACTGCGCAAGGCGCTCTATTCCGGTCGCAATGCCGCATGGATCGGCCAGATCGAAGACCTGATGCGCAAGGGCAGACGCCCTTTCGTGGCGGTGGGCGCCGCCCATCTGGCCGGGGACGAGGGCCTGCCCATCCTGCTGGAAAAGCGAGGCTGGAAGGTCGTTCGCGTCCAGTAA
- a CDS encoding 50S ribosomal protein L25/general stress protein Ctc, whose product MSDTLTLPAETRDRAGKGASRALRREGRVPAVVYGNNEAPVSIHVEEKELVRQLGTGHFFNSIVEIQVGGQTVRTLPKDVAFHPVNDRPLHADFLRISKDHKVHVEVPVVFENEAASPGLKRGGVLNIVRHELELVCDPELIPDAVHIDVTGLEVGASIHISHVNLPQGSASAITDRDFTIATIVAPSGLRSEEGDNSKTEAAS is encoded by the coding sequence ATGAGCGATACTCTGACCCTGCCGGCCGAGACGCGCGATCGGGCTGGCAAGGGAGCCTCCCGTGCACTGCGTCGTGAAGGCCGCGTCCCCGCCGTTGTCTATGGCAACAATGAAGCCCCTGTTTCGATCCACGTCGAAGAGAAGGAACTGGTCCGCCAGCTCGGCACCGGCCACTTCTTCAACTCGATCGTCGAGATCCAGGTTGGCGGCCAGACCGTGCGGACGCTGCCGAAGGACGTTGCCTTCCACCCCGTCAACGATCGTCCGCTTCACGCTGACTTCCTGCGCATTTCGAAGGACCACAAGGTCCACGTCGAAGTGCCGGTTGTGTTCGAGAACGAAGCCGCCTCGCCGGGCCTCAAGCGCGGTGGCGTGCTGAACATCGTCCGCCACGAGCTGGAACTGGTCTGCGATCCGGAACTGATCCCCGATGCGGTCCACATCGACGTGACCGGCCTCGAAGTCGGCGCCTCGATCCACATCAGCCACGTGAATCTGCCGCAGGGCTCGGCCTCGGCCATCACCGACCGTGACTTCACCATCGCCACCATCGTTGCCCCCTCGGGCCTGCGCAGCGAAGAAGGCGACAACAGCAAGACCGAAGCGGCTTCGTAA
- the pth gene encoding aminoacyl-tRNA hydrolase, which produces MQLWVGLGNPGPQYAMHRHNVGFMAIDLIADMWSFGPVQKKFQGWFQEGRIGNQKVLLLKPATFMNESGRAVGEALRFYKLGTDALTVFHDELDLAPFKVKVKQGGGTAGHNGLRSIDQHLGPDFRRVRLGIGHPGHKDRVTGYVLGNYAKSEMDDLAGMLGAVGAEAEWLVKGDDARFMSDVALRQQD; this is translated from the coding sequence GTGCAACTCTGGGTCGGCCTCGGCAATCCCGGTCCGCAATATGCGATGCACCGGCATAACGTCGGCTTCATGGCGATCGACCTGATCGCCGATATGTGGTCGTTCGGCCCGGTCCAGAAGAAGTTCCAGGGCTGGTTTCAGGAAGGGCGCATCGGCAACCAGAAAGTCCTGCTGCTCAAGCCCGCGACCTTCATGAACGAAAGCGGCCGCGCCGTGGGCGAGGCGCTGCGTTTCTACAAGCTGGGCACCGATGCCCTGACCGTATTCCATGACGAGCTCGATCTCGCGCCGTTCAAGGTCAAGGTGAAGCAGGGCGGCGGCACGGCAGGGCATAATGGTCTGCGCTCCATCGATCAGCACCTTGGACCCGATTTCCGGCGCGTGCGCCTTGGCATCGGCCATCCGGGGCACAAGGACCGCGTAACCGGCTACGTGCTGGGCAACTATGCCAAGTCGGAGATGGACGATCTGGCCGGGATGCTGGGTGCCGTTGGCGCAGAGGCCGAATGGCTGGTCAAGGGTGACGATGCCCGCTTCATGAGCGATGTCGCCCTGCGCCAGCAGGACTGA
- a CDS encoding SDR family oxidoreductase, with translation MPKVSRRTMLAGTGALAAGAAAAQATAATPAPQSLKGKSILITGTSSGFGRAGALLYARLGAKVFATMRNLPRPEADELLKLARAEKLDITVLPLDVRDEAQVNRTVAKAEKLAGGALDVLVNNAGVVFGGPVEVHDIEAAQLAFDTNVYGPLRTIRAALPAMRARKSGVIVNMSSQQGRFVMAGGGLYAPTKFALEAMSEQLAYEVAQFGIEVLVIQPGGYPTNVGPNRARYQDALAARIPPRHGDAYGDMVARLKAPPPDPARMQAAMAASPMGRADPEDIPRAIAEVLAMPAGTRPLRRAVHPVSRPQEPINEVSRQVQLKLAENSPMGVWVKAVLD, from the coding sequence ATGCCAAAGGTCAGCCGCCGTACCATGCTTGCCGGAACCGGGGCGCTTGCCGCCGGGGCCGCTGCTGCCCAGGCAACGGCCGCAACCCCTGCCCCGCAAAGCCTCAAGGGCAAGTCGATCCTGATTACCGGCACCTCATCGGGCTTCGGCCGGGCGGGCGCGCTGCTCTATGCCCGGCTTGGCGCAAAGGTCTTTGCCACCATGCGCAACCTGCCCCGGCCCGAAGCGGACGAGTTGCTGAAGCTCGCCCGGGCCGAAAAGCTGGATATCACCGTTCTGCCGCTCGACGTGCGGGACGAAGCGCAGGTCAACCGCACCGTTGCCAAGGCGGAGAAGCTGGCAGGCGGCGCGCTTGACGTTCTGGTGAACAATGCCGGCGTCGTCTTTGGCGGGCCTGTCGAAGTGCACGATATCGAGGCGGCGCAGCTGGCCTTCGATACCAACGTCTATGGCCCGCTGCGCACGATCCGCGCGGCCCTGCCGGCCATGCGCGCGCGCAAGTCCGGGGTTATCGTCAACATGTCCTCGCAGCAGGGGCGCTTCGTCATGGCCGGTGGCGGACTCTACGCCCCCACCAAGTTCGCGCTCGAGGCGATGAGCGAGCAGCTCGCTTATGAAGTCGCCCAGTTCGGCATCGAGGTGCTGGTAATCCAGCCCGGCGGCTATCCCACCAATGTCGGGCCTAACCGCGCGCGCTACCAGGATGCACTGGCCGCGCGGATTCCGCCACGGCACGGCGATGCCTATGGCGACATGGTTGCCCGGCTGAAGGCGCCGCCGCCCGATCCCGCGCGGATGCAGGCTGCCATGGCCGCATCGCCGATGGGCCGCGCCGATCCGGAAGACATTCCCCGCGCCATTGCCGAGGTGCTGGCGATGCCCGCCGGCACCCGACCGCTGCGCCGCGCCGTCCACCCTGTCAGCCGCCCGCAGGAGCCGATCAACGAGGTGTCTCGGCAGGTCCAGCTAAAGCTGGCGGAGAACTCGCCGATGGGTGTCTGGGTGAAGGCCGTTCTGGACTGA
- the ychF gene encoding redox-regulated ATPase YchF, which yields MGFRCGIVGLPNVGKSTLFNALTETQAAQAANYPFCTIEPNVGNVGVPDPRLDKLAAIAGSQKIIPTQLGFVDIAGLVRGASKGEGLGNQFLGNIREVDAIVHVLRCFENDDIQHVDNRVDPVSDAETVETELMLADLDSLEKRVPAAQKKATGGDKEAKIMASVLGQALNLLREGKPARLTVPKDIEEERVFRQAQLLTAKPVLYVCNVEEESAANGNAFSAKVFEKAKAEGANAVIVSAAIESELVGMDLEERLVFLEEMGLHETGLARVIRSGYDLLHLITFFTVGPKEARAWTVHKGAKAPDAAGEIHSDMQRGFIRAETIAFDDYIALGGETACKDAGKLRQEGKEYVVQDGDVMHFKFNV from the coding sequence ATGGGTTTCCGCTGCGGTATCGTCGGCCTGCCGAATGTCGGCAAGTCCACCCTGTTCAATGCGCTTACCGAAACGCAGGCGGCGCAAGCGGCGAACTATCCGTTCTGCACGATCGAGCCGAACGTCGGCAATGTCGGCGTGCCCGATCCCCGGCTGGACAAGCTGGCCGCGATCGCCGGCAGCCAGAAGATCATCCCCACCCAGCTCGGCTTTGTCGACATCGCCGGCCTCGTCCGCGGGGCGAGCAAGGGCGAAGGGCTCGGCAACCAGTTCCTTGGCAACATCCGCGAGGTTGATGCCATCGTCCACGTGCTGCGCTGCTTCGAGAACGACGACATCCAGCATGTCGACAACCGGGTTGATCCCGTCTCCGATGCCGAAACCGTCGAAACCGAGCTCATGCTCGCCGACCTCGACAGCCTCGAAAAGCGCGTTCCCGCTGCGCAGAAGAAGGCGACCGGCGGCGACAAGGAGGCCAAGATCATGGCCTCGGTGCTCGGCCAGGCGCTCAACCTGCTGCGCGAAGGCAAGCCCGCCCGTCTCACGGTGCCAAAGGACATCGAGGAAGAGCGCGTCTTCAGGCAGGCCCAGCTGCTCACCGCCAAGCCGGTGCTCTACGTCTGTAACGTTGAGGAAGAAAGCGCAGCCAACGGCAACGCCTTCTCCGCCAAGGTATTCGAAAAGGCCAAGGCCGAAGGGGCGAACGCCGTGATCGTCTCCGCCGCGATCGAGAGCGAACTCGTCGGCATGGACCTGGAGGAACGCCTGGTCTTCCTAGAGGAGATGGGCCTCCACGAAACCGGCCTCGCCCGCGTGATCCGCTCTGGCTATGACCTGCTGCACCTGATCACCTTCTTCACTGTCGGCCCCAAGGAAGCCCGCGCGTGGACCGTGCACAAGGGTGCCAAGGCGCCTGACGCTGCCGGCGAAATCCATTCCGACATGCAGCGCGGCTTCATCCGCGCCGAAACCATCGCCTTCGACGATTACATTGCGCTGGGCGGGGAAACGGCCTGCAAGGATGCCGGCAAGCTGCGGCAGGAAGGCAAGGAATACGTCGTGCAGGATGGTGACGTCATGCACTTCAAGTTCAACGTGTGA
- a CDS encoding MaoC family dehydratase — protein MEWFEDMETGTVKSFGSYPVTREEVLDFARKYDPQPFHLDDEAAAQTHFRRLAASGWHTCAMTMAMIVRYQDECGHQGLGSPGIDELRFLKPVYPGDTLTCEREVLEKRVSASKPGMGIFRTRVRTLNQHGEPVLSYVANAFVRTRPD, from the coding sequence ATGGAATGGTTTGAGGATATGGAAACCGGCACGGTCAAGAGCTTCGGCTCTTATCCGGTCACGCGTGAAGAGGTTCTCGACTTCGCGCGGAAATACGATCCGCAGCCGTTCCACCTTGACGATGAAGCCGCTGCGCAGACCCATTTCAGGCGGCTGGCGGCTAGTGGCTGGCACACCTGCGCCATGACCATGGCGATGATCGTCAGGTATCAGGACGAATGCGGCCATCAGGGCCTCGGCTCCCCGGGTATCGACGAGCTGCGCTTCCTCAAGCCCGTCTACCCCGGCGACACGCTGACCTGCGAACGCGAAGTGCTGGAAAAGCGTGTCAGCGCATCGAAGCCGGGAATGGGCATCTTCCGCACCCGGGTGCGCACGCTGAACCAGCATGGCGAACCGGTGCTGAGCTATGTTGCCAACGCCTTCGTCAGGACGCGGCCGGACTGA
- the mutL gene encoding DNA mismatch repair endonuclease MutL, protein MPTIRRLPDTLVNRIAAGEVVERPAAALKELVENAIDAGATSIAVRLGNGGLDLIEVTDDGCGMLPAEMELALERHATSKLPDEAIELVSTLGFRGEALPSIASVARLSMESRVRGEASGWKRVVDHGKLVEEGPAALPPGTRIRVENLFAQIPARRKFLRSPRSEYAACLDVVRRLAMARPEIGFTLEHDGRRALAVQTGEELAPRVARLVARELADDGVVVDLERGSMRLTGVAGLPTFNRGVADHQYLFVNGRPVKDRLLIGAVRGAYSDMLARDRHAVLALFLDLPPEEVDVNVHPAKTEVRFRDPAFVRGFIVSGLRQALDSGDRRAAQAPAAGAMGNWQVEPLRSESAAPALSSLFSREYSAPQNRVSDAGQAWRGYESPVMAPPMARAEEAAPAPAEADYPLGVARGQVAGTYIVAEAADGLVIVDQHAAHERLVMERLKAAGAGEAVAAAQALLIPEVVELDEPACDRLEARTADFARFGLTLERFGPDAMLVRTVPAVLAKGDVHALVRDIADDLAHNGDALLLGERLDHVLATMACHGSVRAGRALSVAEMNALLREMERTPRSGQCNHGRPTWVKLALEDVEKLFGRK, encoded by the coding sequence ATGCCGACCATCCGCCGATTGCCCGATACGCTCGTCAACCGCATCGCCGCGGGCGAGGTGGTCGAGCGCCCTGCGGCGGCACTCAAGGAGCTGGTCGAGAACGCGATCGACGCCGGTGCGACGAGCATCGCCGTGCGGCTCGGCAATGGTGGGCTGGACCTCATCGAGGTGACCGATGACGGCTGCGGGATGCTGCCGGCGGAAATGGAACTGGCGCTCGAACGCCACGCCACCTCAAAACTGCCTGACGAGGCCATCGAGCTGGTTTCGACGCTCGGTTTCCGGGGTGAGGCGCTGCCTTCCATCGCTTCGGTCGCGCGGCTCAGCATGGAAAGCCGGGTGCGTGGCGAGGCGAGCGGATGGAAGCGCGTGGTCGATCACGGCAAGCTGGTGGAGGAAGGCCCCGCTGCCTTGCCGCCCGGCACCCGCATCCGGGTTGAAAACCTATTCGCGCAGATCCCGGCGCGGCGGAAATTCCTGCGTTCGCCGCGGTCGGAATATGCCGCCTGCCTCGATGTCGTCCGCCGCCTGGCCATGGCACGGCCTGAGATCGGCTTCACGCTGGAACATGATGGCCGGCGCGCCCTGGCGGTGCAGACCGGCGAGGAACTGGCCCCGCGCGTCGCGCGTCTTGTTGCGCGCGAACTGGCTGACGATGGCGTTGTCGTCGATCTGGAGCGCGGCTCGATGCGCCTCACCGGCGTTGCCGGCCTGCCGACATTCAATCGCGGCGTTGCCGATCACCAGTACCTGTTCGTCAATGGCCGCCCGGTGAAGGATCGGCTCCTGATTGGCGCAGTTCGCGGCGCCTATTCCGACATGCTGGCGCGCGATCGGCACGCCGTGCTAGCGCTGTTCCTCGACCTGCCGCCGGAAGAGGTGGACGTGAACGTCCATCCGGCCAAGACCGAGGTCCGCTTTCGCGATCCCGCCTTCGTTCGCGGCTTCATCGTCAGCGGATTGCGGCAGGCGCTCGACAGTGGTGACCGCCGCGCCGCGCAGGCTCCGGCTGCGGGTGCCATGGGCAACTGGCAAGTGGAGCCGCTGCGCAGCGAGTCTGCCGCGCCGGCGCTTTCCTCGCTGTTTTCGCGGGAATATTCCGCCCCCCAGAACCGCGTAAGCGATGCCGGGCAGGCCTGGCGCGGTTACGAGAGCCCCGTCATGGCCCCGCCGATGGCCCGCGCCGAGGAAGCCGCGCCTGCACCTGCCGAAGCGGATTACCCGCTTGGCGTGGCGCGCGGGCAGGTTGCCGGGACATACATCGTTGCCGAGGCGGCCGACGGTCTGGTCATTGTCGATCAGCATGCCGCGCACGAACGGCTGGTGATGGAACGGTTGAAGGCGGCCGGGGCGGGGGAGGCTGTTGCCGCCGCCCAGGCATTGCTGATCCCGGAAGTGGTGGAGCTGGATGAGCCAGCCTGCGACCGGCTCGAAGCGCGCACTGCCGATTTCGCCCGTTTCGGCCTCACGCTCGAGCGGTTCGGGCCCGATGCCATGCTTGTCCGCACGGTGCCGGCGGTGCTGGCGAAAGGCGATGTCCACGCGCTGGTGCGCGATATTGCCGATGACCTTGCCCACAACGGCGATGCGCTGCTGCTGGGCGAACGGCTCGACCATGTGCTGGCAACCATGGCCTGCCATGGGTCGGTACGGGCCGGACGTGCGCTGTCAGTCGCGGAAATGAACGCCCTGCTGCGCGAGATGGAGCGCACGCCAAGATCGGGCCAGTGCAATCACGGTCGGCCCACCTGGGTCAAACTGGCGCTGGAAGACGTGGAAAAGCTGTTCGGGCGGAAATGA